The Drosophila gunungcola strain Sukarami chromosome 2L unlocalized genomic scaffold, Dgunungcola_SK_2 000007F, whole genome shotgun sequence genome includes a region encoding these proteins:
- the LOC128253236 gene encoding uncharacterized protein LOC128253236 — protein sequence MDLAKDLRDELKRIRVEADTFPGIFEAAKKIAETLDIEIKHKQKVSRQKNRANPDVQSAEEYFRVTVFNPFLDFYIMDLGERFIDHEKILEGFSALFKHDLSEIDKAAEKFIETVEFCQKFLDSGPTAVLIELKMWKKYLIRKGDIKPNNSLKALDDCPEENCPNINMLLRILATLPVSTSTAERTFSSLKRIKTIQRNTIKEDRLNGLAALAMHRDIGITADEVIDELAKNLESLNFFFDKRRKNVTNFCTRLCNADYYRSVK from the exons ATGGATCTCGCCAAGGATTTACGCGATGAACTGAAAAGGATTCGAGTAGAAGCAGATACGTTTCCTGGAATTTTCGAAGCTGCAAAGAAAATTGCTGAAACTTTGGACATTgaaatcaaacacaaacaaaaagtgagCAGACAAAAAAATCGAGCGAATCCTGATGTTCAGAGTGCAGAAGAATACTTCCGTGTCACGGTCTTCAATCCATTTTTGGACTTCTACATCATGGATCTTGGCGAGAGATTTATCGATcacgaaaaaatattagaagGGTTTTCGGCGCTCTTCAAGCATGATTTATCTGAAATCGACAAAGCAGCTGAGAAATTTATAGAAACTGTCGAGTTTTGTCAAAAATTTCTTGATTCTGGGCCGACTGCTGTTCTCATCGAGTTGAAAATGTGGAAGAAGTATTTGATCCGTAAAGGCGACATCAAGCCTAACAATTCGTTGAAAGCGCTGGATGATTGTCCAGAAGAGAATTGCCCAAATATCAATATGTTGCTAAGAATATTAGCTACATTGCCAGTATCTACGTCTACTGCGGAACGAACATTCTCAAGTTTGAAACGgataaaaacaattcaaagGAACACGATAAAAGAA GACCGCTTGAATGGTTTGGCAGCTCTGGCAATGCATCGTGACATTGGAATCACAGCAGACGAAGTCATTGATGAATTAGCAAAAAATCTCGAAAGCTTGAATTTCTTCTTCGATAAGAGAAGGAAAAATGTGACCAATTTCTGTACACGACTGTGCAACGCGGATTATTATCGCagtgtaaaataa